The following are from one region of the Sorghum bicolor cultivar BTx623 chromosome 2, Sorghum_bicolor_NCBIv3, whole genome shotgun sequence genome:
- the LOC8078977 gene encoding interferon-related developmental regulator 2 isoform X2 has protein sequence MGKSKKSKARGGGDDLLDSSDADSVGSSSTALSDLSISYATEHVNSQEFVLDKYIDALYEKRGSTREAALVKLVDAFESFMLHGLVENRYATLLSQFNNSIKKGSTKEVFLASHAIGLLAITLGAGSSSREIMEESHPQLCRILQAWSDASKMISALDCLAIITFVGATDLAETELSLKAMWDVIHPKSGSNVGTVRKPKPPVLAAALSAWTFLLTTIGSWRINTDSWKEPIAFLSTLLEADDRAVRMAAGEALALCFELNLLDVSSCEDGDVNTGGTGGSKNKLFLDMQALKAKISGLASNLSAEAGGKGADKKNLTDQRDLFQRILDFVKYGDCPEESIKIAGKRDVLRVSSWSELIQLNFLKRFLGKGFLKHVQENGLLQDIFDIKVDKAETLSSTDKKIFRSEEEKERALKLNKERRLAQVRKNAVMLDD, from the exons ATGGGGAAGA GCAAGAAGAGCAAGGCCCGCGGCGGCGGGGACGACCTGCTCGACAGCAGCGACGCCGACAGCGTCGGCTCCTCGTCCACCGCGCTGTCGGATCTCTCCATCTCGTATGCCACCGAGCACGTCAACTCGCAGGAGTTCGTCCTCGACAAGTACATCGACGCGCTCTACGAGAAGAG GGGGTCTACAAGAGAGGCAGCATTGGTTAAACTGGTTGATGCCTTTGAAAGTTTTATGCTCCATGGCCTTGTGGAGAATAG GTATGCCACACTGCTGAGTCAATTCAATAATTCCATCAAAAAGGGATCTACTAAGGAGGTTTTTCTGGCATCTCATGCCATTG GGTTATTGGCTATTACACTCGGTGCTGGGAGCAGTTCACGTGAAATAATGGAGGAGTCGCATCCCCAACTCTGTAGGATACTTCAAGCTTGGTCTGATGCATCAAAGATGATATCT GCACTTGATTGTTTGGCTATCATCACATTTGTTGGCGCAACTGATCTGGCTGAAACAGAGTTATCTTTGAAAGCCATGTGGGATGTGATTCATCCAAAGTCTGGTTCAAAT GTGGGAACTGTTCGGAAACCTAAGCCTCCTGTGTTAGCAGCTGCTCTATCTGCATGGACATTTCTCCTGACTACTATTGGTTCATGGAGAATAAATACTGATAGCTGGAAAGA GCCCATTGCATTTCTCTCCACTCTTTTGGAAGCAGATGATCGTGCTGTTCGAATGGCTGCTGGTGAAGCATTGGCTTTGTGCTTTGAGTTAAATCTGCTTGATGTTTCTTCTTGTGAGGATGGCGATGTTAACACGGGAGGAACTGGTGGTTCTAAGAACAAGCTTTTCTTGGATATGCAAGCATTAAAAGCCAAAATATCAGGTCTGGCCTCTAATCTCTCTGCTGAGGCTGGGGGGAAAGGTGCAGACAAGAAAAACCTTACTGACCAAAGAGACTTGTTTCAAAGGATCTTAGATTTTGTCAAG TATGGTGACTGCCCTGAAGAATCGATCAAGATTGCTGGAAAACGTGATGTTTTAAGGGTGTCGTCATGGTCTGAATTAATCCAG TTGAATTTCTTAAAGCGGTTTCTGGGGAAGGGCTTTCTGAAGCATGTTCAG GAGAATGGACTTCTTCAGGATATCTTTGACATTAAGGTTGACAAAGCTGAAACCCTGTCGTCCACTGATAAG AAAATCTTTAGGTCTGAAGAGGAAAAAGAAAGAGCTCTGAAATTAAACAAGGAACGTCGTCTAGCCCAG GTAAGGAAGAATGCCGTCATGTTGGACGACTAA
- the LOC110433181 gene encoding uncharacterized protein LOC110433181 isoform X1, with protein sequence MSVPVGPLLIVILLSWCALSTRLLYCFRLEHMDGDLVQRSKAIGFCYINSTMFFFMYANLNKSPAYGMSTELTMPTYNKDMDKASTCCLATHYYAIYSLPVTAISDSYIISMSSQKLKRSYVKVGRIQLLSQKFLSQRVSKSGSAGQTGKKKSSKQPGDAFQVSSLPQAWKQEGVSPSFKDQETKKVLWPNKQV encoded by the exons ATGTCTGTTCCTGTTGGGCCTCTTCTCATAGTCATATTATTATCCTGGTGTGCCCTTTCTACCAGATTATTGTACTGTTTTCGTCTTGAACATATGGATGGGGATCTTGTGCAGAGATCTAAAGCCATAGGTTTTTGCTACATAAATTCTACCATG TTCTTCTTCATGTATGCCAACCTGAATAAATCACCTGCATATGGAATGAGTACAGAATTGACGATGCCTACCTATAACAAG GATATGGACAAAGCCAGTACCTGTTGTCTTGCGACGCATTACTATGCTATATATTCCCTCCCTGTGACTGCTATTTCAGATTCATATATAATCAGCATGTCTTCTCAG AAACTCAAAAGAAGCTATGTGAAAGTGGGAAGGATCCAGCTGTTGTCACAAAAATTTCTGTCTCAGAG GGTCTCTAAAAGTGGAAGCGCTGGCCAAactggcaaaaaaaaaagttcaaaGCAACCTGGGGATGCATTCCAGGTTTCTTCTCTTCCACAAGCCTGGAAACAAGAAGGTGTTAGCCCATCATTTAAGGaccaagaaacaaaaaaagttTTATGGCCAAATAAGCAAGTTTGA
- the LOC110433181 gene encoding uncharacterized protein LOC110433181 isoform X3, with protein MSVPVGPLLIVILLSWCALSTRLLYCFRLEHMDGDLVQRSKAIGFCYINSTMFFFMYANLNKSPAYGMSTELTMPTYNKGMHIYNGLCNHICSSSGDWSFLYSGKSNINEAIAEQPDVDNKRQFLDSLKKETQKKLCESGKDPAVVTKISVSEGL; from the exons ATGTCTGTTCCTGTTGGGCCTCTTCTCATAGTCATATTATTATCCTGGTGTGCCCTTTCTACCAGATTATTGTACTGTTTTCGTCTTGAACATATGGATGGGGATCTTGTGCAGAGATCTAAAGCCATAGGTTTTTGCTACATAAATTCTACCATG TTCTTCTTCATGTATGCCAACCTGAATAAATCACCTGCATATGGAATGAGTACAGAATTGACGATGCCTACCTATAACAAG GGAATGCACATTTATAATGGATTATGTAACCATATTTGTAGTTCATCTGGAGACTGGTCATTTCTTTATAGTGGTAAGAGCAACATAAATGAAGCTATCGCTGAACAACCTGATGTAGACAACAAGAGGCAATTTCTAGATTCATTAAAAAAGG AAACTCAAAAGAAGCTATGTGAAAGTGGGAAGGATCCAGCTGTTGTCACAAAAATTTCTGTCTCAGAG GGTCTCTAA
- the LOC8058381 gene encoding U-box domain-containing protein 4 — protein MESDASTSPRRRSTSCYSDSGDSSCSEPFSECGSDDLSFTPAAAAGIHRLLLSCAAEASEDAISSLVAELECPSPSLDSLRRAAMELRLLAKHNPDNRVRIAAAGGVRPLVKLLSHADPLLQEHGVTALLNLSICDENKAIIVEAGAIRPLVHALKSAASPAARENAACALLRLSQLDGASAAAIGRAGAVPLLVSLLETGGARGKKDAATALYALCSGARENRQRAVEAGAVRPLLDLMADPESGMVDKAAYVLHSLVSSAEGRAAAVEEGGIPVLVEMVEVGTSRQKEIATLSLLQICEDNTVYRTMVAREGAIPPLVALSQSSSARPKLKTKAESLIEMLRQPRSPSLRARPAAVVAAE, from the exons ATGGAGTCGGACGCGTCCACCTCCCCGCGGCGGCGCAGCACGAGCTGCTACAGCGACAGCGGCGACTCCTCCTGCTCCGAGCCCTTCAGCGAGTGCGGCAGCGACGACCTCTCCTtcacgcccgccgccgccgcgggcatCCACCGCCTGCTGCTCTCCTGCGCGGCCGAGGCGTCGGAGGACGCAATCTCCTCGCTCGTGGCCGAGCTGGAGTGCCCGTCGCCGTCGCTGGACTCGCTCCGCCGCGCGGCCATGGAGCTCCGGCTGCTGGCCAAGCACAACCCGGACAACCGTGTCCGCATCgccgcggcgggcggcgtccggcCGCTCGTCAAGCTGCTGTCGCACGCGGACCCGCTGCTGCAGGAGCACGGCGTCACGGCGCTGCTCAACCTCTCCATCTGCGACGAGAACAAGGCGATCATCGTCGAGGCGGGAGCGATACGGCCGCTGGTGCACGCGCTCAAGTCCGCCGCGTCGCCCGCCGCGCGGGAGAACGCCGCTTGCGCGCTGCTCCGGCTGTCCCAGCTCGACGGCGCCTCCGCGGCCGCCATCGGCCGCGCGGGCGCGGTCCCGCTGCTGGTCTCCCTCCTCGAGACCGGGGGCGCGCGCGGGAAGAAGGACGCCGCCACGGCGCTGTACGCGCTCTGCAGCGGCGCGCGCGAGAACCGGCAGCGCGCCGTGGAGGCCGGCGCCGTGCGGCCGCTGCTGGACCTCATGGCCGACCCGGAGTCCGGCATGGTGGACAAGGCCGCGTACGTCCTCCACTCCCTGGTGAGCTCCGCCGAGGGCcgtgccgccgccgtcgaggaAGGCGGCATCCCCGTCCTGGTCGAGATGGTGGAGGTCGGCACCTCGCGGCAGAAGGAGATCGCCACCCTTTCCCTCCTGCAGATCTGCGAGGACAACACCGTGTACCGGACCATGGTCGCCCGCGAGGGCGCCATCCCTCCCCTCGTCGCCCTCTCCCAATCCTCATCCGCTCGCCCCAAGCTCAAAACAAAG GCGGAGTCGTTGATCGAGATGCTGCGGCAGCCGCGGAGCCCGAGCCTCCGCGCGCGACCAGCGGCGGTCGTTGCGGCAGAGTAA
- the LOC110433181 gene encoding uncharacterized protein LOC110433181 isoform X6 has protein sequence MDGDLVQRSKAIGFCYINSTMFFFMYANLNKSPAYGMSTELTMPTYNKSGYGQSQYLLSCDALLCYIFPPCDCYFRFIYNQHVFSETQKKLCESGKDPAVVTKISVSEGL, from the exons ATGGATGGGGATCTTGTGCAGAGATCTAAAGCCATAGGTTTTTGCTACATAAATTCTACCATG TTCTTCTTCATGTATGCCAACCTGAATAAATCACCTGCATATGGAATGAGTACAGAATTGACGATGCCTACCTATAACAAG TCAGGATATGGACAAAGCCAGTACCTGTTGTCTTGCGACGCATTACTATGCTATATATTCCCTCCCTGTGACTGCTATTTCAGATTCATATATAATCAGCATGTCTTCTCAG AAACTCAAAAGAAGCTATGTGAAAGTGGGAAGGATCCAGCTGTTGTCACAAAAATTTCTGTCTCAGAG GGTCTCTAA
- the LOC110433181 gene encoding uncharacterized protein LOC110433181 isoform X5 translates to MSVPVGPLLIVILLSWCALSTRLLYCFRLEHMDGDLVQRSKAIGFCYINSTMFFFMYANLNKSPAYGMSTELTMPTYNKSGYGQSQYLLSCDALLCYIFPPCDCYFRFIYNQHVFSETQKKLCESGKDPAVVTKISVSEGL, encoded by the exons ATGTCTGTTCCTGTTGGGCCTCTTCTCATAGTCATATTATTATCCTGGTGTGCCCTTTCTACCAGATTATTGTACTGTTTTCGTCTTGAACATATGGATGGGGATCTTGTGCAGAGATCTAAAGCCATAGGTTTTTGCTACATAAATTCTACCATG TTCTTCTTCATGTATGCCAACCTGAATAAATCACCTGCATATGGAATGAGTACAGAATTGACGATGCCTACCTATAACAAG TCAGGATATGGACAAAGCCAGTACCTGTTGTCTTGCGACGCATTACTATGCTATATATTCCCTCCCTGTGACTGCTATTTCAGATTCATATATAATCAGCATGTCTTCTCAG AAACTCAAAAGAAGCTATGTGAAAGTGGGAAGGATCCAGCTGTTGTCACAAAAATTTCTGTCTCAGAG GGTCTCTAA
- the LOC8078977 gene encoding interferon-related developmental regulator 2 isoform X1, which yields MGKSKKSKARGGGDDLLDSSDADSVGSSSTALSDLSISYATEHVNSQEFVLDKYIDALYEKRGSTREAALVKLVDAFESFMLHGLVENRYATLLSQFNNSIKKGSTKEVFLASHAIGLLAITLGAGSSSREIMEESHPQLCRILQAWSDASKMISALDCLAIITFVGATDLAETELSLKAMWDVIHPKSGSNQVGTVRKPKPPVLAAALSAWTFLLTTIGSWRINTDSWKEPIAFLSTLLEADDRAVRMAAGEALALCFELNLLDVSSCEDGDVNTGGTGGSKNKLFLDMQALKAKISGLASNLSAEAGGKGADKKNLTDQRDLFQRILDFVKYGDCPEESIKIAGKRDVLRVSSWSELIQLNFLKRFLGKGFLKHVQENGLLQDIFDIKVDKAETLSSTDKKIFRSEEEKERALKLNKERRLAQVRKNAVMLDD from the exons ATGGGGAAGA GCAAGAAGAGCAAGGCCCGCGGCGGCGGGGACGACCTGCTCGACAGCAGCGACGCCGACAGCGTCGGCTCCTCGTCCACCGCGCTGTCGGATCTCTCCATCTCGTATGCCACCGAGCACGTCAACTCGCAGGAGTTCGTCCTCGACAAGTACATCGACGCGCTCTACGAGAAGAG GGGGTCTACAAGAGAGGCAGCATTGGTTAAACTGGTTGATGCCTTTGAAAGTTTTATGCTCCATGGCCTTGTGGAGAATAG GTATGCCACACTGCTGAGTCAATTCAATAATTCCATCAAAAAGGGATCTACTAAGGAGGTTTTTCTGGCATCTCATGCCATTG GGTTATTGGCTATTACACTCGGTGCTGGGAGCAGTTCACGTGAAATAATGGAGGAGTCGCATCCCCAACTCTGTAGGATACTTCAAGCTTGGTCTGATGCATCAAAGATGATATCT GCACTTGATTGTTTGGCTATCATCACATTTGTTGGCGCAACTGATCTGGCTGAAACAGAGTTATCTTTGAAAGCCATGTGGGATGTGATTCATCCAAAGTCTGGTTCAAAT CAGGTGGGAACTGTTCGGAAACCTAAGCCTCCTGTGTTAGCAGCTGCTCTATCTGCATGGACATTTCTCCTGACTACTATTGGTTCATGGAGAATAAATACTGATAGCTGGAAAGA GCCCATTGCATTTCTCTCCACTCTTTTGGAAGCAGATGATCGTGCTGTTCGAATGGCTGCTGGTGAAGCATTGGCTTTGTGCTTTGAGTTAAATCTGCTTGATGTTTCTTCTTGTGAGGATGGCGATGTTAACACGGGAGGAACTGGTGGTTCTAAGAACAAGCTTTTCTTGGATATGCAAGCATTAAAAGCCAAAATATCAGGTCTGGCCTCTAATCTCTCTGCTGAGGCTGGGGGGAAAGGTGCAGACAAGAAAAACCTTACTGACCAAAGAGACTTGTTTCAAAGGATCTTAGATTTTGTCAAG TATGGTGACTGCCCTGAAGAATCGATCAAGATTGCTGGAAAACGTGATGTTTTAAGGGTGTCGTCATGGTCTGAATTAATCCAG TTGAATTTCTTAAAGCGGTTTCTGGGGAAGGGCTTTCTGAAGCATGTTCAG GAGAATGGACTTCTTCAGGATATCTTTGACATTAAGGTTGACAAAGCTGAAACCCTGTCGTCCACTGATAAG AAAATCTTTAGGTCTGAAGAGGAAAAAGAAAGAGCTCTGAAATTAAACAAGGAACGTCGTCTAGCCCAG GTAAGGAAGAATGCCGTCATGTTGGACGACTAA
- the LOC110433181 gene encoding uncharacterized protein LOC110433181 isoform X2 gives MDGDLVQRSKAIGFCYINSTMFFFMYANLNKSPAYGMSTELTMPTYNKDMDKASTCCLATHYYAIYSLPVTAISDSYIISMSSQKLKRSYVKVGRIQLLSQKFLSQRVSKSGSAGQTGKKKSSKQPGDAFQVSSLPQAWKQEGVSPSFKDQETKKVLWPNKQV, from the exons ATGGATGGGGATCTTGTGCAGAGATCTAAAGCCATAGGTTTTTGCTACATAAATTCTACCATG TTCTTCTTCATGTATGCCAACCTGAATAAATCACCTGCATATGGAATGAGTACAGAATTGACGATGCCTACCTATAACAAG GATATGGACAAAGCCAGTACCTGTTGTCTTGCGACGCATTACTATGCTATATATTCCCTCCCTGTGACTGCTATTTCAGATTCATATATAATCAGCATGTCTTCTCAG AAACTCAAAAGAAGCTATGTGAAAGTGGGAAGGATCCAGCTGTTGTCACAAAAATTTCTGTCTCAGAG GGTCTCTAAAAGTGGAAGCGCTGGCCAAactggcaaaaaaaaaagttcaaaGCAACCTGGGGATGCATTCCAGGTTTCTTCTCTTCCACAAGCCTGGAAACAAGAAGGTGTTAGCCCATCATTTAAGGaccaagaaacaaaaaaagttTTATGGCCAAATAAGCAAGTTTGA
- the LOC110433181 gene encoding uncharacterized protein LOC110433181 isoform X4, whose amino-acid sequence MSVPVGPLLIVILLSWCALSTRLLYCFRLEHMDGDLVQRSKAIGFCYINSTMFFFMYANLNKSPAYGMSTELTMPTYNKDMDKASTCCLATHYYAIYSLPVTAISDSYIISMSSQFQCLVETQKKLCESGKDPAVVTKISVSEGL is encoded by the exons ATGTCTGTTCCTGTTGGGCCTCTTCTCATAGTCATATTATTATCCTGGTGTGCCCTTTCTACCAGATTATTGTACTGTTTTCGTCTTGAACATATGGATGGGGATCTTGTGCAGAGATCTAAAGCCATAGGTTTTTGCTACATAAATTCTACCATG TTCTTCTTCATGTATGCCAACCTGAATAAATCACCTGCATATGGAATGAGTACAGAATTGACGATGCCTACCTATAACAAG GATATGGACAAAGCCAGTACCTGTTGTCTTGCGACGCATTACTATGCTATATATTCCCTCCCTGTGACTGCTATTTCAGATTCATATATAATCAGCATGTCTTCTCAG TTCCAATGTTTGGTAGAAACTCAAAAGAAGCTATGTGAAAGTGGGAAGGATCCAGCTGTTGTCACAAAAATTTCTGTCTCAGAG GGTCTCTAA
- the LOC8078978 gene encoding pentatricopeptide repeat-containing protein At1g25360 — protein sequence MPPPPARPQGVTSLPHQCSVLLRRLAASRSLTSSSFLRALRCLHARLLTSALLHAPPHPHLTLRLIHLYTLSGDLPAAATLFRADPCPVAATSLVAAYAAAGRLPAAVSFFDAVPQARRDTVLHNAVISAYARASHAAPAVAVFRSLLASGSLRPDDYSFTALLSAAGHLPNISVRHCAQLQCSVLKSGAGGVLSVSNALVALYMKCEALEATRDARKVLDEMPDKDALTWTTMVVGYVRRGDVGAARSVFEEVDVKFDVVWNAMISGYVHSGMVVEAFELFRRMVLERVPLDEFTFTSVLSACANAGFFAHGKSVHGQITRLQPNFVPEAALPVNNALVTLYSKCGNIAVARRIFDNMKSKDVVSWNTILSGYVESSCLDKAVEVFEEMPYKNELSWMVMVSGYVHGGFSEDALKLFNRMRAEDVKPCDYTYAGAISACGELGSLKHGKQLHGHLVQLGFEGSNSAGNALITMYARCGAVKEAHLMFLVMPNIDSVSWNAMISALGQHGHGREALELFDRMVAEGIYPDRISFLTVLTACNHSGLVDEGFQYFESMKRDFGIIPGEDHYTRLIDLLGRAGRIGEARDLIKTMPFEPTPSIWEAILSGCRTSGDMELGAHAADQLFKMTPQHDGTYILLSNTYSAAGRWVDAARVRKLMRDRGVKKEPGCSWIEAGNKVHVFVVGDTKHPEAHKVYKFLEMVGARMRKLGYVPDTKVVLHDMEPHQKEHILFAHSERLAVGFGLLKLPPGATVTVLKNLRICDDCHAVMMFMSKAVGREIVVRDVRRFHHFKDGECSCGNYW from the coding sequence ATGCCGCCGCCACCGGCGCGGCCGCAGGGGGTCACCTCCCTTCCCCACCAATGCTCCGTACTCCTGCGGCGCCTCGCCGCGAGCCGCTCCCTGActtcctcctccttcctccGCGCGCTCCGCTGCCTCCACGCGCGCCTCCTCACCTCCGCGCTCCTCCACGCGCCGCCGCACCCGCACCTCACGCTCCGCCTCATCCACCTCTACACCCTCTCCGGCGacctccccgccgccgccacacTCTTCCGCGCCGACCCGTGCCCCGTCGCCGCCACGTCCCTCGTCGCCGCGTACGCCGCCGCGGGCCGCCTCCCCGCCGCCGTCTCCTTCTTCGACGCCGTCCCGCAGGCGCGCCGCGACACCGTCCTCCACAACGCCGTGATCTCCGCGTACGCCCGCGCGTCCCACGCCGCGCCCGCGGTCGCCGTGTTCCGCTCCCTGCTCGCCTCCGGCTCCCTTCGGCCCGACGACTATTCGTTCACCGCGCTACTGAGCGCCGCGGGCCACCTGCCCAACATCTCTGTCCGGCACTGTGCGCAGCTGCAATGCTCGGTGCTCAAGTCCGGCGCCGGGGGTGTCTTGTCGGTGTCCAACGCGCTCGTTGCGCTGTACATGAAGTGCGAAGCGCTCGAGGCGACACGAGACGCACGGAAAGTGCTCGACGAAATGCCGGATAAGGACGCCCTTACGTGGACTACTATGGTCGTTGGGTATGTTAGGAGAGGCGACGTTGGTGCTGCTAGATCAGTTTTCGAGGAGGTTGATGTGAAGTTTGATGTTGTGTGGAATGCCATGATCTCAGGGTATGTTCATTCAGGAATGGTCGTGGAGGCGTTTGAGTTGTTTAGAAGGATGGTATTGGAAAGGGTGCCTCTTGACGAGTTCACATTTACGAGTGTTCTGAGTGCTTGTGCAAATGCTGGTTTCTTTGCGCATGGGAAATCCGTCCATGGTCAGATCACTCGGCTGCAGCCAAATTTTGTACCTGAGGCAGCTCTGCCTGTTAACAATGCCTTGGTGACCTTGTACTCAAAGTGTGGGAATATTGCTGTTGCGAGAAGGATATTTGATAATATGAAATCGAAGGATGTCGTTTCTTGGAACACCATTTTATCGGGGTATGTTGAGAGCAGCTGTTTGGACAAGGCAGTTGAAGTATTTGAGGAGATGCCATATAAAAATGAGTTGTCATGGATGGTGATGGTATCAGGATATGTTCATGGAGGGTTTTCTGAAGATGCACTTAAACTGTTTAACAGGATGAGGGCTGAGGATGTCAAGCCATGTGACTACACCTATGCTGGCGCTATATCTGCATGTGGTGAACTTGGGTCACTGAAGCATGGAAAGCAACTCCATGGGCATCTTGTGCAGCTTGGTTTTGAGGGGAGCAATTCTGCAGGAAATGCACTCATTACCATGTATGCTAGATGTGGTGCTGTGAAAGAAGCTCATCTTATGTTCCTTGTGATGCCCAATATTGACTCTGTTTCGTGGAATGCTATGATTTCAGCCCTTGGGCAGCATGGACATGGAAGAGAGGCACTAGAACTCTTTGATCGCATGGTTGCTGAAGGCATATATCCCGATAGGATCTCTTTCCTCACAGTATTGACAGCTTGCAATCACTCTGGCCTAGTGGATGAAGGCTTTCAATATTTCGAGTCCATGAAGAGGGACTTTGGCATTATACCTGGAGAAGATCACTATACGCGACTGATTGATTTGCTCGGTCGGGCTGGACGGATTGGAGAAGCTAGAGACTTGATCAAGACGATGCCTTTTGAGCCTACCCCATCCATTTGGGAGGCAATTCTTTCCGGTTGCCGGACTAGTGGAGATATGGAACTTGGTGCTCATGCTGCAGACCAGCTCTTTAAAATGACACCGCAGCATGATGGTACATATATCCTTTTGTCTAACACTTACTCGGCTGCAGGACGTTGGGTAGATGCTGCCAGAGTAAGGAAGCTAATGCGTGATCGAGGGGTTAAGAAGGAACCTGGGTGCAGCTGGATAGAAGCTGGAAACAAAGTTCATGTGTTTGTCGTTGGTGATACAAAACATCCAGAAGCACACAAAGTTTACAAATTCCTTGAAATGGTTGGCGCCAGGATGAGAAAGCTCGGATATGTTCCTGATACAAAGGTTGTATTGCATGACATGGAGCCTCATCAGAAGGAACATATATTATTTGCACATAGTGAGAGACTGGCGGTTGGTTTTGGACTCCTAAAGTTGCCTCCTGGAGCTACGGTTACAGTTCTTAAGAACTTGAGAATATGTGATGATTGTCATGCTGTGATGATGTTCATGTCAAAAGCAGTTGGAAGGGAGATTGTTGTTAGGGATGTTAGGCGGTTTCACCATTTCAAGGATGGGGAATGTTCATGTGGTAACTATTGGTGA